The Vibrio tapetis subsp. tapetis genome segment AATAGACCAATGTTGTAACAATGAAGACGTCATTTCACAAGCAGAAAAGGCGCATAAATGCGCCTTTTAATTGAATTAGCCCGAGAAAACTGGTTATTCGGTAACTTTAACTGAATCTGGATGAAGTTCGTGGGTTAATTCAAACTTCTTTTGTAATTCTAATCGCAGCTTCTCATCAAAGCTATCCAGTGTCCGTTGTACTTCAGGTAACGCTTTGGCTGGGACTTTTTTATCAACCCAATTGCCTTCTTCGTTGTATAAACCTAAGTGATAGGTCGCAACAAAATTGGAATCTTGTTTATCAAGTTCCATCCACCATCCCCAAAACTCACGCTCTTCAGGGGATTTCTTATCACTCACGCAAACAGACAGACAATCGAATAGATAATGACCGTCTTCAGACAACGGTTCTCTCAAGTAAGGACCAATAGCCTTTAAGGTCGATAGCAAACGGTAATGGGTTGGACTCGCGGTCACATCTGACATATTGAATCTCCATTTCAATTATTAGAATTCACACCAAGGCATCGAGCCTTAAGTATCATAGGGATCAAATTCCATACAACATTGATGCTTAACTAATTTTTAACAAATGTCACCTAAATAATTCTTCTTCCAGCCATTTTATCGCTAAATCGAGGGATTGCTCATATCCTTGAGTGATACTTTTTGATTGAATTTTCTTCGCCTTGCCATATTCACTGAAGATCGCCACCATTTGGTTATCACTATAAGGACAGATTGGATCATTTTCTAAACCCATGGCTAAAATGGGCACTTTGGTTCGGCGGCTGCTCAAAATTCCTTGTGCTTTCAGCGACCATGCTCCCATTTGTCCCGCTAGGCTATTAATATCAACCGTTGTTTTCCCCAGGCGAGACGCCAAAACATCTAAATACATTTTTGGCATTTCTTTTAACTTGGCGGGTGACGCTAGTATGTCGTGAATTGGCGCGCCTAAGGTGACACACCCTTTTATTTTATCTTGTTCTAAAAATGATAAACGCACCATCGCATTACCTCCAAACCTAAGCCCTAATAGACCGACTTTAAAGTGGTCAACCCAAGGTAATGAAGGCAAGTGCTCCAACACGGCTTGATGCAAACACGATGAGTCTTCACTGAGACTCCAATGGGCACTATGGCCAACAGACGGCATATCAACAGTAAGCATCGCGATATTTTTTGGTGCTAAGTAGTCTCGAAACAGCTTCCACATATCCGTCTGTAAACTGTCGAGTCCGGCACTAACAATGACGACAGGTTGAGGTTTATCCGTTTGTGAAAGGTGTAGGTTAGCAATGATTTTCTTGTTTCTATAAGGGACTTCAATTTGCTTAACAACGTATTTGGTTCTTTTGGCCCCTTCGGCATACGCTCCGTTGGCGAGAGTTTGCGCTTGTAATGCCAAGTTATCATTTTTTAAATGAGGGTAGCCCGCAATGCTAAAACACAGAGCAGCGTTAAACAGTTGGTCTGCACCGTCTTCGCCTTCCATTTCATTACCGCGTTTCTGATGCTGCATCCCTAGCTTCGTCCATTCGTAAGCCCAGTTACCTGAATGGTACCCCATGACGGTATCAAGCCATTCATCATCACTTCGAGAATGAACAGAACCGGCAATACGAGCCAACACCCCTTCCTGCTCTATTGGATCTACACCTTGCCAAATCCACTGTAAACGTCTGAGGTTACGGTACCAAGAGTAACCTCCATTACGTTTCTTTTCCTCTAACATGTCTAGGCTGCTTGGGATGTATTGAGTTAACCCAGAAGTTTCTTTGGCTTGTTTGTGTTTAACAAATAGGTTTTCAGATAGGTTTTTGCTGATTTCTTCGCTCATGAGACACTCAATCGTACTGAAATTACTTATATAGTAATAAAAAAAATGACCCATGGTAGGGTCATTTTCAAAAAATTGGATTTCGGTAGCGTGTTACTTTTTGTTGATAGGGTCAACAAATGTTACAGCCATATCCCAAGGTTGCTCGATCCACGTATCTTGTGGGATGTCGACAATGTACTCATCAACAAGATCAACACCAGCAGGCTTAGCACATACGGTAATTAATTTTGCTTTTGGGTACATCTGACGAACTTTACGAGCGGTATCACCGCTGTCTGCCAAATCATCTACGATCAAGAAACCTTCACCGTCACCTTCTGGTGCTTTAAGTACTGTCATATCACGTTGATGATCGTGGTCGTAGCTTGAGATACAAATCGTATCAACGTAACGAATACCTAGCTCACGAGCCTAAATTGCAGCAGGAACCAAACCACCACGGCTAACACCGATAATGCCTTTCCACTGTTCTGCTGGCATTTGTTTTTCTGCAAGCTGACGACAATATGTCTGCATATTGTCCCAAGTGATGATAAATTTATTGCTCATAATGATTGAAACCTGTTTCGGTCAAATTAACCTGCGGTTAAGACAAATTTTAAGGTGAAAATTGCAGCCATCACCCAAACACTCGATGATACTTCACGTCCCTTGCCACTAAATAGCTTGATTACAGCGTATGCAATAAAGCCTAACGAAATGCCATCAGCGATGGAGAACGTTAAAGGCATAAGAAGACAGGTTACAACAACCGGTGCTGCTTCTGTTAGGTCTCGCCAATCAATACTCACCAAGCCGGAAAGCATCAATATAGCGACATAAAATAGTGCACCTGTCGTCGCGTATGCTGGGATCATACCAGCTAATGGCGAGAAGAATAATGCAAGTAGGAATAAAATGCCAACTACGACCGCAGTTAAGCCTGTTCGACCACCAGCAGCCACACCTGAAACACTTTCAACATAAGAAGTCGTATTTGATGTACCCAATAGCGCACCAATCGATGTTGCTGTTGAATCCGCTAGCAACGAGGCTGTAGAATTTCTCCTCGCC includes the following:
- the crl gene encoding sigma factor-binding protein Crl, giving the protein MSDVTASPTHYRLLSTLKAIGPYLREPLSEDGHYLFDCLSVCVSDKKSPEEREFWGWWMELDKQDSNFVATYHLGLYNEEGNWVDKKVPAKALPEVQRTLDSFDEKLRLELQKKFELTHELHPDSVKVTE
- the frsA gene encoding esterase FrsA; this encodes MSEEISKNLSENLFVKHKQAKETSGLTQYIPSSLDMLEEKKRNGGYSWYRNLRRLQWIWQGVDPIEQEGVLARIAGSVHSRSDDEWLDTVMGYHSGNWAYEWTKLGMQHQKRGNEMEGEDGADQLFNAALCFSIAGYPHLKNDNLALQAQTLANGAYAEGAKRTKYVVKQIEVPYRNKKIIANLHLSQTDKPQPVVIVSAGLDSLQTDMWKLFRDYLAPKNIAMLTVDMPSVGHSAHWSLSEDSSCLHQAVLEHLPSLPWVDHFKVGLLGLRFGGNAMVRLSFLEQDKIKGCVTLGAPIHDILASPAKLKEMPKMYLDVLASRLGKTTVDINSLAGQMGAWSLKAQGILSSRRTKVPILAMGLENDPICPYSDNQMVAIFSEYGKAKKIQSKSITQGYEQSLDLAIKWLEEELFR